The Daucus carota subsp. sativus chromosome 9, DH1 v3.0, whole genome shotgun sequence genome window below encodes:
- the LOC108202276 gene encoding YTH domain-containing protein ECT4: MGVDRQQPPFLSGSLQGFDSFGSGTMPNDTWNSAYVCDAMKSTTDVVGREKSSFGSTVIEKPKGFRNNIITNNKFDSRPSNFQLNTNSQRYAASPNISKSHVHTQRLKSSNQLSSGYRSAGQFQPHGKFSSYTAHNQRSYCARDAGLNDRLNARMWNGSDGFNEKEKSNINGEIEATTELTRGPRGQGNKDVSTLVEDKRIGVRRDQYNLEDFQTNYDNAKFYVIKSYSEDDIHKCIKYNVWSSTPNGNRKLNAAFHDTQAKTSDSGMECPIFLFYSVNGSGQFVGLAEMTGQMDFAKNMNFWQRDKWNGFFPVKWHIVKDIPNTQLRHIVIESNDNKPVTHSRDTQEIGLQQGLKMLKIFKSYSGVTSMLDDFNFYENREQSLKAKRNQMRAPQTEIHTHHEYPKHQRARERTNRGRFTHNSFPDAASSIIRQTRKLSINH, encoded by the exons ATGGGTGTTGATAGGCAACAGCCTCCTTTTTTATCAGGTTCTCTACAGGGGTTTGACTCATTTGGATCTGGCACCATGCCAAATGACACTTGGAATTCAGCATATGTTTGTGATGCCATGAAAAGCACCACTGATGTCGTCGGGAGAGAAAAGTCTAGTTTTGGTTCTACTGTTATAGAAAAACCAAAGGGTTTCAGAAACAacataataacaaataataaatttgatagcAGACCTTCTAACTTTCAACTGAATACGAATTCACAACGCTATGCTGCCTCACCAAATATATCCAAGTCCCATGTTCACACACAGCGTCTTAAATCATCAAATCAG TTAAGTTCTGGTTATAGGTCAGCAGGTCAGTTTCAACCACATGGGAAATTCTCATCATACACTGCACATAACCAGCGCAGTTACTGTGCTCGAGATGCTGGTTTGAACGATAGACTTAATGCTAGAATGTGGAATGGAAGTGACGGATTCAATGAGAAAGAGAAGTCCAACATTAATGGAGAGATTGAAGCCACAACTGAACTAACTCGTGGTCCCCGTGGCCAGGGCAATAAGGATGTTTCTACACTGGTTGAGGATAAGAGGATAGGTGTACGAAGAGATCAGTATAACCTAGAAGATTTTCAAACCAATTATGATAATGCCAAGTTTTACGTCATCAAGTCATATAGTGAAGATGATATACATAAATGCATCAAATATAATGTTTGGTCAAGTACCCCTAATGGCAATAGGAAGTTAAATGCTGCTTTTCATGATACACAAGCCAAAACAAGTGATTCAGGCATGGAGTGTCCGATTTTCCTCTTTTATTCT GTTAATGGGAGCGGGCAGTTTGTAGGCTTAGCTGAAATGACTGGACAGATGGATTTTGCCAAGAACATGAACTTTTGGCAGCGTGACAAGTGGAATGGGTTCTTCCCAGTGAAGTGGCACATAGTGAAAGATATTCCTAACACTCAACTGAGACACATTGTCATCGAAAGCAATGACAACAAACCCGTAACACATTCTAGGGACACTCAGGAG ATTGGACTTCAGCAGGGTTTAAAAAtgctaaaaatatttaagagtTATTCAGGAGTGACATCAATGCTGGATGATTTCAACTTCTACGAAAACCGCGAGCAATCACTTAAGGCGAAGAGGAACCAAATGCGAGCTCCTCAAACGGAGATCCACACCCATCATGAATACCCG AAACATCAAAGAGCAAGAGAAAGAACAAACAGAGGACGTTTTACTCACAATAGTTTTCCAGACGCCGCATCATCCATAATCCGTCAAACAAGAAAACTCTCTATCAATCACTGA
- the LOC135149277 gene encoding YTH domain-containing protein ECT3-like — MGNTHHILQITNTVALLGMLVRMILNPSMWNGSDGFNEKENEDDIHKCIKYNVWSRTPNGNRKLNAAFHDTQAKTSDSGMECPIFLFYSLRVNGSGQYVGLAEMIGQMDFAKIMNFWQRDKWNGFFPVKWHIVKDIPNTQLRHIVIESNDNKPVTHSVGTQEIGLQQGLKMLKIFKSYSGVTSMLDDFNFHENHEQSLKAKRNQMRAPQTEIRSIMNTQ; from the exons ATGGGAAATACTCATCATATACTGCAAATAACCAACACAGTTGCTTTGCTCGGGATGCTAGTTCGAATGATACTTAATCCTAGCATGTGGAATGGAAGTGACGGATTCAATGAGAAAGAGAA TGAAGATGATATACATAAATGCATCAAATATAATGTTTGGTCAAGGACCCCTAATGGCAATAGGAAGTTAAATGCTGCTTTTCATGATACACAAGCCAAAACCAGTGATTCAGGCATGGAGTGTCCGATTTTCCTCTTCTATTCTCTAAGG GTTAATGGGAGCGGGCAGTATGTAGGCTTAGCTGAAATGATTGGACAGATGGATTTTGCAAAGATCATGAACTTTTGGCAGCGTGACAAGTGGAATGGGTTCTTCCCAGTAAAGTGGCACATAGTGAAAGATATTCCCAACACCCAACTAAGACACATTGTCATCGAAAGCAATGACAACAAACCTGTAACACATTCAGTAGGCACTCAGGAG ATTGGACTTCAGCAGGGTTTAAAAAtgctaaaaatatttaagagtTATTCAGGAGTGACATCAATGCTGGATGATTTTAACTTCCACGAAAACCACGAGCAGTCACTTAAGGCAAAGAGGAACCAAATGCGAGCTCCTCAAACAGAGATCCGCAGCATCATGAATACCCAGTAA
- the LOC108202086 gene encoding 22.0 kDa heat shock protein, whose amino-acid sequence MAISRSFPITLLVLFAIILMKTDALAPYAGKSLLDMLMLPMEDPFRILEQTPMTMPKGLVESVAMARADWKETSAAHIISLEIPGIKREDVKIEVEENRVLRVSGELKAEEEIEGEKWHRAERTSGKFWRQFRLPGNADLERVSANLDHGVLKIVVPKLAEEKKKEPRVISIAGDSGSSGESVKTSKAEL is encoded by the coding sequence ATGGCGATTTCGAGATCTTTTCCCATCACCCTTTTAGTCCTATTtgcaataattttgatgaagaCAGATGCATTGGCACCCTATGCTGGTAAGAGCCTGCTGGACATGCTGATGCTGCCAATGGAAGACCCTTTCAGAATTCTTGAACAAACTCCAATGACAATGCCTAAAGGACTTGTGGAATCCGTGGCCATGGCTCGGGCTGACTGGAAGGAGACCTCAGCAGCCCACATCATCTCCCTGGAGATCCCGGGGATCAAGAGAGAGGATGTGAAGATCGAGGTGGAGGAGAACCGAGTGTTGAGAGTGAGCGGGGAGCTGAAAGCAGAGGAAGAGATTGAAGGAGAGAAATGGCATAGAGCGGAGAGGACTAGTGGCAAGTTCTGGAGACAGTTTAGGTTGCCTGGAAATGCTGACTTGGAGAGAGTTTCAGCAAATCTTGATCATGGGGTGTTGAAGATTGTTGTGCCCAAGTTGGCTgaggagaagaagaaggagCCGAGGGTGATTAGTATTGCTGGAGACAGTGGAAGTTCTGGTGAGAGTGTCAAGACGTCGAAAGCCGAGCTTTAG
- the LOC108201928 gene encoding UDP-glucosyltransferase 29, translated as MTVLMLPWLGHSHVSSYLQLGKRLARRGVSIYLCSTPVNLKSVQQALVNNPSIKTVELHLPTWPELPPQHHTVNGLPPNLLSTLKKAFDMAAPEFSHILQTLKPDLLIYDVFQYWAPEVALPQNVPSVLYITSGAVTACHFHHQHNNPHSPFPFPEIYFTDYEKAKNENSFKVNAHGMTTLERVSSCVSQSQMVLVKSCNEIEEKYIHYLSTLSGKKVLPAGLIVSETVDWKEDEDTEIFEWLNKKDKASTVFVSTGTECHLSKEDVEDIANGLELSGVNFIWFVKFPDGDFMGEFLKKFRERNMGEKGIILETWAPQARILQHSSIGGFVSHCGRGSVTEALAYGVPIIAIPMQYDQPLNARVLEEAKLAEEVKRDSNGRLQEGNIAKVIKKIVFHQDGNEIRRKIKNLSASHKENEDKYLDIVVDELHKLCNI; from the coding sequence ATGACGGTTCTGATGCTGCCATGGTTAGGGCATAGCCATGTGTCATCTTACCTGCAGCTTGGGAAAAGACTGGCAAGAAGAGGCGTTTCTATATACCTATGTTCAACACCTGTCAATCTAAAATCAGTCCAACAAGCCCTTGTCAATAACCCCTCCATAAAAACAGTCGAGCTTCATCTTCCCACCTGGCCGGAACTTCCTCCACAGCACCACACAGTAAATGGCCTCCCACCAAACCTCTTGTCAACTCTCAAGAAGGCTTTTGACATGGCAGCCCCTGAATTTTCCCATATCCTTCAAACCCTAAAACCAGATTTGCTTATATATGATGTTTTCCAATACTGGGCGCCAGAAGTTGCTCTGCCCCAGAATGTTCCATCAGTTCTGTACATCACATCCGGCGCCGTGACAGCCTGTCACTTCCATCATCAACACAACAACCCTCACTCCCCTTTTCCCTTCCCTGAAATATATTTCACAGACTATGAGAAGGCAAAGAATGAGAATTCCTTTAAAGTAAATGCTCATGGCATGACAACTCTAGAACGTGTCAGCTCTTGCGTTAGTCAATCGCAAATGGTTTTAGTCAAGAGCTGCAATGAGATAGAGGAAAAGTATATCCACTATCTTTCCACTCTTTCTGGGAAAAAAGTTCTACCAGCTGGTCtaattgtttctgaaactgttGATTGGAAAGAAGATGAGGACACCGAGATCTTTGAATGGCTTAACAAGAAAGATAAGGCATCAACGGTGTTTGTTTCAACCGGGACCGAGTGTCACTTGTCAAAGGAAGATGTTGAGGACATAGCTAATGGCCTAGAGCTAAGTGGCGTAAACTTCATATGGTTTGTTAAGTTTCCGGATGGAGATTTCATGGGGGAGTTTCTCAAAAAATTCCGCGAGAGAAATATGGGAGAAAAGGGAATAATTTTAGAGACCTGGGCACCTCAGGCAAGGATATTACAGCATTCAAGCATCGGGGGGTTCGTGAGTCATTGTGGAAGGGGTTCTGTGACTGAAGCCCTGGCATATGGCGTTCCCATAATTGCGATACCAATGCAATACGATCAGCCACTTAATGCTAGAGTGCTGGAGGAGGCCAAATTGGCCGAGGAGGTTAAGAGAGATAGCAATGGGAGGCTTCAAGAGGGCAATATTGCAAAAGTCATAAAGAAAATTGTGTTCCACCAGGATGGGAATGAAATAAGGAGGAAGATCAAAAATTTGAGTGCGAGCCACAAGGAGAATGAAGACAAATATTTAGATATAGTTGTGGATGAATTGCATAAACTTTGTAATATCTAG